The proteins below are encoded in one region of Bremerella sp. P1:
- a CDS encoding PVC-type heme-binding CxxCH protein has protein sequence MMIPRYIFYKLPTLVVSGLLLLLPLACFAGEPDYKDQLLPVPPKQPTEAIESFQLADGFRIELAAAEPNVVDPVAMAFDADGRLFVIEMRGYSEDDGEILGRVRMLEDENDDGTYEKSTVFAEGFSWPTAICCTRGGILVGAAPDILWLKDTDGDGKADERQVVFTGFNKSNVQGLLNTFKWGLDNRIHGVTSSSGGNVQKVVDGKPTGEPIPLRGRDFSIDPLTMDMIAISGGGQHGMSMNSWGEKFTCSNSDHLQQIVFEDRYLARNPYLSASSVRRSIAQDGPQAEVYRTSPVEAWRVIRTKLRADKIVPGIVEGGGRPAGYFTGATGATIFRGDAWPKQFLGMAIIGDVGSNLIHRKKLIEHGVAYQGQRIDEGEEFISSSDIWFRPVQYANAPDGSLYVADMYREVIEHPKSLPPMIKKHLDLTSGRDSGRIYRVIASDAQRRPTPRMTQMPTAELISLLNHPNSWHRETAARLIYERQDFTVVPLLETSVTSASLPEGRVVSLTALAGLKTLSADILLAALKDEHPRVRQQAVRFAEPLLKNSPELQKQVTSLVDDSDVHVRFQLALAAGYLPDDDKVNVLKRLAILDGADHDFLTAIQSSLSTSAGPLLAELAGQRAGPKQLLSSLARQIGKQQRPEDIAVVAKLLSELSRDQPEVFQLVITHLDAASGSSLAQQLAKATRGESEAVIQKMIDQAQATLKKRDSPLEERLRAIDVLPFGKLDSTIFGGLLEPSQPLAIQDASLRAMRRFDDPQVATLIVTHWPSMAPGMRTKAAQLLSTRTSWVGILLDAIHDNSIPAADIDLPQLAKLKPLLSEERRKQIDSLMNRQTNSDRADIVQAYRSSLTMAGDKDRGRNVFNKHCTACHQLNGEGHPIGPNLAAMKNRGAEAILVNVLNPNAEVNPQYMNYLCLTSDGRTISGVITNETATSITLVQADNKSETILRIDIDQLRSTGVSLMPEGLEKVIDPQAMSDLLNYITDSK, from the coding sequence ATGATGATACCACGTTATATCTTCTACAAGTTGCCAACCTTGGTCGTTAGTGGCCTGCTGTTGCTGCTTCCTCTGGCATGTTTTGCGGGTGAGCCTGACTACAAGGACCAATTGCTGCCCGTTCCCCCGAAGCAGCCAACCGAGGCGATTGAGAGCTTTCAGCTAGCCGATGGTTTTCGTATCGAGTTGGCCGCGGCCGAGCCTAATGTGGTTGATCCTGTCGCCATGGCGTTTGATGCCGATGGTCGTCTGTTTGTCATCGAGATGCGTGGCTATTCCGAAGACGACGGCGAAATCCTCGGCCGTGTACGAATGCTCGAAGACGAAAACGACGACGGCACATACGAGAAAAGTACCGTTTTCGCGGAAGGATTCTCGTGGCCGACCGCTATATGCTGTACACGCGGAGGCATTCTCGTGGGCGCCGCTCCGGATATTCTTTGGCTGAAAGATACCGATGGGGATGGCAAGGCAGACGAGCGACAAGTTGTCTTTACTGGTTTCAATAAGTCAAACGTGCAAGGACTTCTTAATACGTTCAAGTGGGGACTTGATAACCGTATTCACGGCGTCACAAGTTCAAGTGGAGGAAACGTACAGAAGGTCGTTGACGGGAAACCAACTGGCGAACCAATTCCGTTGCGGGGACGTGACTTCTCGATCGATCCGCTCACCATGGACATGATCGCGATCAGTGGCGGCGGTCAGCATGGGATGAGTATGAACAGCTGGGGAGAAAAGTTTACGTGCAGCAATAGCGATCATTTGCAGCAGATTGTCTTCGAGGACCGATATCTGGCACGTAATCCTTATCTAAGCGCATCCTCCGTTCGGCGGAGTATCGCGCAAGATGGCCCGCAGGCCGAAGTCTATCGAACGAGCCCAGTTGAAGCGTGGCGTGTTATCCGAACGAAACTTCGTGCGGACAAAATTGTCCCTGGCATTGTCGAAGGGGGAGGGCGTCCGGCAGGCTACTTCACCGGAGCGACCGGTGCCACCATCTTCCGTGGAGATGCGTGGCCGAAGCAATTTCTGGGCATGGCAATTATCGGCGATGTCGGTAGCAACCTGATTCACCGCAAGAAGCTCATCGAACACGGAGTCGCCTACCAAGGCCAGCGAATTGATGAAGGTGAAGAGTTCATTTCCTCCAGCGATATCTGGTTTCGCCCCGTTCAATATGCCAACGCTCCGGATGGATCGCTCTATGTCGCGGACATGTATCGAGAGGTAATCGAACACCCCAAGTCACTTCCTCCGATGATCAAGAAGCATCTTGACCTTACCAGTGGCCGAGATAGTGGTCGAATCTATCGCGTAATCGCCAGCGACGCCCAGCGGCGACCAACGCCTCGTATGACCCAAATGCCGACCGCTGAATTGATTTCTCTGCTCAATCATCCGAATTCGTGGCACCGCGAAACGGCCGCCAGGCTCATTTACGAACGCCAGGATTTCACGGTGGTACCACTACTTGAAACGAGCGTTACCAGTGCATCACTCCCTGAAGGTCGAGTCGTCTCACTCACAGCGCTGGCTGGCTTGAAGACGCTGTCGGCCGACATATTGCTCGCCGCTCTCAAGGATGAGCACCCACGTGTTCGCCAGCAAGCCGTTCGATTTGCCGAACCGCTACTGAAGAACTCTCCGGAACTGCAAAAACAGGTTACTAGTCTTGTCGATGATTCCGATGTGCATGTCCGGTTTCAATTGGCTCTTGCGGCCGGCTACCTTCCAGATGATGACAAGGTCAACGTGCTTAAGCGACTTGCCATTTTAGATGGAGCTGACCACGATTTCCTCACCGCTATTCAAAGTTCCCTATCAACAAGCGCTGGGCCATTACTAGCCGAGCTTGCTGGGCAGCGTGCTGGCCCGAAGCAATTGCTTTCATCCCTCGCTCGCCAGATTGGCAAGCAGCAGCGACCAGAAGACATTGCGGTCGTGGCGAAGCTACTCTCGGAGCTGAGTCGTGACCAACCTGAGGTCTTTCAGCTAGTGATTACCCATCTCGACGCAGCTTCTGGCAGTTCTTTAGCCCAACAGTTGGCCAAAGCCACCCGTGGTGAGTCAGAAGCCGTTATCCAGAAGATGATCGATCAAGCCCAGGCCACCTTAAAGAAGCGTGATTCCCCGTTAGAAGAACGCCTCCGTGCCATCGATGTCCTTCCCTTTGGCAAGTTGGATTCGACGATCTTTGGTGGGTTGTTAGAACCTTCTCAGCCGCTGGCAATTCAGGACGCATCCTTGAGAGCAATGCGGCGATTCGATGACCCTCAAGTAGCAACATTGATCGTTACTCACTGGCCAAGCATGGCACCTGGAATGCGGACAAAGGCCGCACAGCTTCTCAGTACGAGAACAAGTTGGGTTGGCATTCTTCTGGATGCGATCCACGACAACTCGATTCCAGCGGCTGACATCGACTTACCGCAATTGGCAAAACTAAAACCGCTCCTTTCGGAAGAACGTCGTAAGCAGATTGACTCGCTCATGAATCGCCAAACCAATTCCGATAGAGCCGATATTGTCCAAGCGTATCGCTCGTCACTCACGATGGCGGGAGATAAAGACCGGGGCAGAAACGTGTTCAACAAGCACTGTACGGCCTGCCATCAGCTCAATGGCGAAGGGCATCCCATCGGTCCGAACCTAGCCGCTATGAAGAACCGAGGAGCCGAGGCAATTCTGGTAAACGTCTTGAATCCCAACGCGGAAGTCAATCCACAATACATGAACTACCTCTGCCTGACGAGCGACGGACGAACCATTTCCGGGGTCATCACGAACGAGACAGCCACGAGCATTACGCTTGTTCAAGCAGATAATAAGTCAGAAACCATTCTTCGGATCGATATCGACCAACTCAGAAGCACGGGCGTCTCGTTGATGCCAGAAGGCCTCGAAAAGGTGATCGATCCGCAGGCCATGTCTGACCTCCTGAACTACATTACTGATTCCAAATGA